A window of Raineyella sp. W15-4 contains these coding sequences:
- a CDS encoding carboxymuconolactone decarboxylase family protein: MSATVSNGFLLFGQQFPATAKAHMAFVQAKAEESSLDEKTSHLAYLAVLAAAGLAGGIGFHVQLARQAGASRDEVLSACLVGLPAVGLQVLDGLAAAVDALDSEDRTAE; the protein is encoded by the coding sequence GTGAGCGCGACGGTGAGCAACGGTTTCCTGCTGTTCGGTCAGCAGTTCCCGGCGACGGCGAAGGCCCACATGGCGTTCGTGCAGGCAAAGGCCGAGGAATCGAGCCTGGACGAGAAGACCAGCCACTTGGCCTACCTGGCCGTGCTGGCCGCTGCCGGCCTGGCCGGCGGGATCGGTTTCCACGTGCAGCTGGCGCGACAGGCCGGGGCGAGCCGAGATGAGGTCCTTTCAGCTTGCCTGGTGGGCCTGCCCGCGGTGGGCCTGCAGGTCCTGGACGGTCTCGCGGCGGCGGTCGACGCGCTCGACAGTGAGGACCGTACGGCTGAATGA